In Plantibacter sp. PA-3-X8, one DNA window encodes the following:
- the erpA gene encoding iron-sulfur cluster insertion protein ErpA codes for MSDTILTETKIDAAHGVGLSDTAAQKVKSLLEQEGRDDLRLRVAVQPGGCSGLIYQLYFDERMLDGDATVDFDGVEVIVDKMSVPYLDGAKIDFEDTIQKQGFTIDNPNAEGSCACGDSFH; via the coding sequence ATGAGCGACACCATCCTGACCGAGACCAAGATCGACGCGGCTCACGGCGTCGGCCTGTCCGACACGGCGGCGCAGAAGGTTAAGAGCCTCCTCGAGCAGGAGGGTCGCGACGACCTCCGTCTCCGCGTGGCCGTCCAGCCGGGTGGATGCTCGGGCCTCATCTACCAGCTGTACTTCGACGAGCGCATGCTCGACGGCGACGCCACGGTCGACTTCGACGGCGTCGAGGTCATCGTCGACAAGATGAGCGTCCCCTACCTCGACGGCGCCAAGATCGACTTCGAGGACACCATCCAGAAGCAGGGGTTCACCATCGACAACCCCAACGCCGAGGGCAGCTGTGCCTGCGGCGACAGCTTCCACTGA
- a CDS encoding dipeptidase: MTTGTTTESTQDPRNDQEVLDRLRESVAGALPSSIADLSALVRIPSVSWSAFDAAEVARSAEAVAELARGLGVFDEVSVRRSAIDGGAELGQPAVLARREPRNGRPTVLLYAHHDVQPPGSDDKWDSPPFEPTVRDGRIYGRGAADDKAGVMSHIAAIRAVTEVLGSDLDLGIVLFIEGEEEFGSRSFGSFLEEHRDTLAADVIVVADSDNWDERTPALTIGLRGNVTFRLRVKTLDHASHSGMLGGAVPDAMLATVTLLATLWDADGSVAVDGLTSHDAVTPEFDEAQLRAESGLSEGVSPIGRGSILSRIWSQPAITVTGIDAPSVANASNTLIPEVSVRISARIAPGQDPAEAYRALEAHLLANSPFGAQLTIDEVDQGSPFLVDTSGWAVAEAKRAMADAWEVEPVETGVGGSIPFIADLVRVFPDAQILVTGVEDPHSRAHSPNESLHLGVFQKAILTEAVLLARLAATPRPSSDA, translated from the coding sequence ATGACGACAGGTACCACGACGGAATCGACCCAAGACCCACGCAACGACCAGGAAGTCCTCGATCGACTGCGCGAATCCGTCGCCGGTGCGTTGCCGTCGTCGATCGCCGATCTGTCGGCGCTCGTCCGCATCCCCTCGGTGTCGTGGTCGGCGTTCGACGCGGCCGAGGTGGCGCGGAGTGCCGAGGCGGTCGCGGAGCTCGCCCGCGGTCTCGGCGTCTTCGACGAGGTCTCGGTGCGCCGGTCCGCCATCGACGGCGGAGCGGAGCTCGGACAGCCCGCCGTGCTGGCCCGCCGCGAACCACGGAACGGCCGACCGACCGTGCTGCTCTACGCGCACCACGACGTCCAGCCCCCCGGAAGCGACGACAAGTGGGACTCGCCGCCGTTCGAGCCGACCGTCCGCGACGGCCGTATCTACGGACGGGGCGCGGCTGACGACAAGGCCGGCGTCATGTCCCACATCGCCGCGATCCGAGCCGTCACCGAGGTCCTCGGCTCCGACCTCGACCTCGGTATCGTGCTGTTCATCGAGGGGGAGGAGGAGTTCGGCTCGCGGTCCTTCGGCTCCTTCCTGGAGGAGCACCGCGACACCCTCGCGGCGGACGTGATCGTCGTCGCCGACAGCGACAACTGGGACGAGCGGACGCCGGCGCTGACGATCGGTCTGCGCGGCAACGTCACCTTCCGGCTGCGTGTGAAGACCCTCGACCACGCCTCCCACTCCGGGATGCTCGGTGGAGCGGTGCCGGACGCGATGCTGGCCACGGTCACCCTGCTCGCGACCCTGTGGGACGCCGACGGTTCGGTGGCGGTCGACGGACTCACCTCGCACGACGCCGTGACCCCGGAGTTCGACGAGGCGCAGCTCCGCGCCGAGTCAGGTCTGTCCGAGGGGGTCTCGCCCATCGGACGCGGCTCCATCCTCAGCCGGATCTGGTCGCAGCCCGCGATCACCGTCACGGGCATCGACGCACCGTCGGTGGCCAACGCCTCGAACACGCTCATCCCGGAGGTGTCGGTGCGCATCAGTGCGCGGATCGCCCCCGGGCAGGATCCGGCCGAGGCCTACCGTGCACTCGAGGCCCACCTCCTCGCCAACAGCCCGTTCGGCGCGCAGCTGACGATCGACGAGGTCGACCAGGGGAGCCCGTTCCTCGTGGACACGAGTGGTTGGGCCGTCGCGGAGGCGAAGCGCGCCATGGCCGACGCCTGGGAGGTCGAGCCGGTCGAGACGGGTGTCGGCGGATCGATCCCGTTCATCGCCGACCTCGTCCGGGTCTTCCCGGACGCCCAGATCCTCGTCACCGGTGTCGAAGACCCGCACTCGCGCGCCCACAGCCCGAACGAGTCGCTGCACCTCGGCGTCTTCCAGAAGGCGATCCTCACGGAGGCGGTGCTCCTCGCCCGCCTGGCGGCCACACCCCGCCCGTCCTCCGACGCGTAG